ATAATTTCAGCAATATTCAGAGAAACTCCACCAATTTCCTCCACAGATAGACGACTACCAATTCGACCATCATATTTGAAATATTCTGATATTTTTTTCCGCTCTGATCCAACCGTAAACGTCCATATTATTGGTGCGATTTCCTGTTGATTTAGATCGTTCATTTTGATTTCAACAACATGAACTCCAATCATTAATGGTCCCGGATCATAACTTAAGAGACCTTCTTCAAACATCATTTTTGATGATACATCTACCCCATCTACAAGAAGACGAACAGAACTTGCATCAACTTTATTTGCATTAAAAAATGATGCGGCAACCAAGATTGAGTATTGATCTACAATATCATTTTCTCCCGGCGATAAAATTAGTACATCAGCGGCAGGAAGTTCACCAAATACACCCAACTTCTTTTGCCTGACCGGCGGAATAATAGTTAAATGATGAGGATGATTGAATGGATCATCCATAGGAAATGAAACAACTCTATCTCTGGAAAACTTAAAAGCAATAACATACTCGAGGCCTGCTTCAGTAAGTCCAAACCCGGGAATGGTCACTTCCCAGTTGAAGCCTGTTTTATGAAATGGAATTTCCAGGTACGATTCTCCGTCCGGCAATCGGTAATACAATGTGGCGTCTATAGGATTCGTGACTTCTAGAGTTGCAGCTGATAGCGTAAGATCCTCACCAATAATACCGTTAGAAGGTGGCATGTGATGCATCAAGCGAGTTTGACCAAAACCATTTTGACATAAAAAAAGAAAAGGGACTATACCAATCCCCAAACGATTAAATGATCTTCGAACTTTCACCGGCTATCTAATTATAATTAATGATCAATATTTTTATTTTACCGGACGCATCCTTGAATTCAATTTCAAGTTTTTTGGAATCTCCGGCCGAACGGATTGGATCTTCAGGAATAGTTTTGGGATCTGTTTTAAAAGATTGAATCGAACCATCCGCCGATGACAAACCAGACAGGCCCGATGTAATATCTAATGATTCACCTGAAAACTGATTCAACAACTCCACAACACCTTCTAATCCGATAATCGAATCACCACTGTTTTTGTCCGAAATAAACCAAAAGTCTGTTCCTTTTACCGACGCAACCGAAACAGATGTCCGAATAATAAATTCACCCTTTTTCTGTTTACTGACTTGGGCACGAATAGTCCCCTTTTCCATTCTTATTTCTTTGGCAATAGCCCTAGCTGACCGTTTACCGACAATGGTTAATTGGCTGTTTTCTTTAACTTTTAAGGCAGATTTATCGTCAATGAATACGAGCGCTGCGAAACCACCTTTTTCCGTTGTAAGGATGTCCCCACTTTCAAAAACATGTCCCTTTTTAAGCGTTTTAGAACTTCCATCTCCTCTTGTAAAATTCACCGACCCAATCACCTTTGTGGCAATAGCAATTCGATCGCCCCCGATTATCATGGAAATAAATAATAAATTAATTATGATATTTCGAAATTTAAACATTTTATTCATCCACTTTAACAGATTGAAGTGAAATCTTTTTACTCGCCAATTGTTTTAATATTTGTTGGAGTGTATTCTGATCAATGTTAGAATTATTAAGTGAAACATTGTTTGTTGGTTTAAATCCCTCAAGTGGACTCCCCGGACCAAATAGGGCATTATATTTATCGTCTCCTATCGCCTGCCTTAATTCCTTAGTTACTAAATTTTCTAAAATAGGAATGGCGGATTGGGAAGGATTTGCCACTTTAAATACGTAGATAGATGAAACTTGGTCTTCCATACCACCTGTCGTAGGGATTCTTGTTTTCACCTGCCATACATAAATTTTTCCATATTCTAATGGTCTTGCCCCGGAAAGTGGATATTGGAATGTGCTAACATCAGCCAACGCCAACCAATCCTCTGACTGATTAAAAGGCAGGGTACGTTCATCACGCATAGCTTCTTCAGTTGAAGAATGATAGCCTACTTTGAATTCGGCTACCCGGATATATGTTTCACAATTTTGACAATACCCCTTATTCCAATTGAATAGAGGATAAGTTGAATAAACCATATTGAACAATGTATCAGCCAATTCACCGCCGGGAGATTCAAGGTTTACCCCAGATGGAGACTCAACCAATATTGTTTTCGAGTCCTGATCGGAAAGAAACAAATCAAATTTTGATGAACCTGAATATAATTGTATCTCAAAACGGTATTCGCCATCAGCTAATTGACCCGTTGTCATCACAGCACTAATTAATGATTCAAATTCGGAAGGATTTAATGATTCCTTCATTTGGATATTAATAGGCACAATATTAGGAGGACTCCCCTCGTCTAAAAGTGAGGTAGTACCACTGGTAAAATTCCTATTGTCTAATAGGACATCAGCTTTAATCTGGAAGGCATTAGATTCTAATTCGACTAGTGTTGTTCTTGAATCTATCCCTAAGGATGGAGACAGAAGAGTTGCTCTAAACCAAACTTTTACATAGATAGGATAGTCATCTGTATAGATCCGATAACGAAAGAACGGCACATCAGATTGACCAGTTTGAACATCAATATTGCTCATATAGTATGTAGCATATTCATAAAACTGACCGTCAAGTTTTGCCTGGCTAAATATAGATGACCAACCCAGAACAAAAGAAATAACAAGTGCTTTAAAGATTTTTATTACCATTACATATATTATTTTATTACCATTACGTATATTAATTAAGTATTCAATCTGCAATTTACCTAAGGACAAGAAGAGTCTTCAAGGTAATTTGAATTCTCTGTGTTTTATAACACAATTTAAATTACCAGACTATAAAATAAAAAGCCCCGCTTCAAAAGAAACGGGGCTTTTAAAAGTTCCCGGCGATGACCTACTCTCCCAC
Above is a window of Candidatus Neomarinimicrobiota bacterium DNA encoding:
- a CDS encoding FecR domain-containing protein; translated protein: MFKFRNIIINLLFISMIIGGDRIAIATKVIGSVNFTRGDGSSKTLKKGHVFESGDILTTEKGGFAALVFIDDKSALKVKENSQLTIVGKRSARAIAKEIRMEKGTIRAQVSKQKKGEFIIRTSVSVASVKGTDFWFISDKNSGDSIIGLEGVVELLNQFSGESLDITSGLSGLSSADGSIQSFKTDPKTIPEDPIRSAGDSKKLEIEFKDASGKIKILIINYN